The Rubrobacter tropicus nucleotide sequence CGTTGAGGAGTACGACGTCGCGGGCCGCGCCGGTCTCTTTGCCCGAGAGGACGTCGCGCAGGATGCGGGCGTTCAGGTGGGCGTCGCCGCCGAGCAGGCCGTCCGGGGCGTGCCGCCTCAGACCGAAGTCTTCGGGGGAGATCTCGTACTCTTTCAGCCCTCCGTTCGAGACCTCCGCGACGATCGTCTCGGCGCTCGTCGTGATCTCGTCCATCCCGTCCGTCCCGTGGACCACGAGCGCCCGCTCGGCCCCGAGGTCCCGTAAAGCCTCGGCCACCGGCCGCACGTAGGCCCCGCCGAAGACGCCGACGAGCTGTCGCTTGGCGCCCGCGGGGTTCGTAAGGGGGCCGAGCAGGTTGAAGATCGTTCGGAACGGCAACTCGGCCCGCACGGGGGCGACGAAGCGCATGGCCGGGTGGTGCGTCCTGGCGAACATGAACCCGATGCCGGCCTCCTCGATGCACCGCGAGACCTGCTCGGGCGCGAGCTCTATCTCGGCGCCGAGGGCTTCGAGCACGTCGGCGCTGCCGGCCCGGCTCGTAGCGGCCCGGTTGCCGTGCTTGGCGATCACGACACCGGCACCCCGGGCCACGAACGCGGCTGCGGTCGAGACGTTTATGGTCCCCTTGGCGTCGCCGCCGGTGCCGCACGTGTCGACGACGTCGGGAGGGGCCTCGACCGAGGCGGCGAAGCGGCGCATGGCGCGGGCGAAGCCGACGATCTCGGGCACCGTCTCGCCCTTGACCCTGAGCGCGGTGAGGAGCGCCGCGGTCGCCGCCGGGGGGACCGTCCCCTCCATGATGGCCTCGAGCGCCCTCTCCGCCTCGCCCTCCGTCAGGGACTCTCCGCCGGCGGCCTTTCGGAGCGTCTCGCGCAGCACTTCTAGGACCCCAGGAAGTTCTTGAGGAGGTCGCGTCCGTGGCGGGTCAGGACGCTCTCGGGGTGGAACTGGACGCCCTCGACGGCGTACTCGCGGTGGCGGACGCCCATGATCGTGCCGTCCTCGGACCGGCTCGTCACTACCAGGCAATCGGGCAAGGAATCTGGCTCTATCACGAGGGAGTGGTACCTGGTCGCCTCGAAGTTCTGGTCTATCCCGGCGTAGACGCCCTCTCCGTCGTGGGCTATCTTCGCGGTCTTCCCGTGGACGGGCTCGCCGCGCACGATCCTGGCCCCGTACGCCTGCCCGATGCTCTGGTGCCCCAGACAAACACCGAGCAGCGGCACGTCTTTTCCGACCTTCTCTATGAGCTCCACGGAAATTCCCGCCTCGTTCGGCGTGCAGGGGCCCGGCGAGACGACTATCCTGTCCGGGCGGAGCGCGGCCACCTCCTCGGGCGTTACCTCGTCGTTGCGGCGCACGAGGACCTCGGCCCCGAGCTCCCCCAGATACTGGACGAGGTTGTACGTAAAGGAGTCGTAGTTGTCTATGACGAGAACCCGCATGAGCCACGGGATTTTAACGGATACTCCCCGGACGAACAGGGGGGAGGCTTCGTGACCCTGCTCCTCACTGAAGGCCAGGTCGAAGAGCTCATCGACATGCCGGCCACGCTCGACGCCGTCGAGGCCGTCCTGCGCCAGCAGGCGGAGGGCCGGGCCACCAACCGCGCCCGCCGCCGCGTCGCCCTCCCCAAGAGCGGCCTCAACGTGATGTTCGCCGGCGCACCGGAGATAGACGCCCTGGGCCTCAAGGCCTACACCGTCGCCAGGGGCGGGGCCCGCTTCTACACTATGCTCTTCGACCCCGAGACGGGCGGGCTGCTCTCGATCCTGCAGTCGGACAAGATGGGCCAGATGAGGACCGGGGCGGCGAGCGGCGTCGCCACCAGGCACCTCGCCCGCGAGGACGCGAGAACTCTGGGCATCTACGGGGCTGGCTGGCAGGCGGAGAGCCAGCTGGAGGCGATCGCGGCTGTCAGGGACCTCGAACGCGTGATCGTCTACAGCCGCAACGAGCAGTCGCGCAAGAGGTTCGCCGCGAAGATGGGCGAGAGGCTGGGGATGGACATAGAGACCACCCACGCGGCCGAGGAGCCGGCGGCCCAGGACATCGTCGTGACCGTGACCTCGTCGGGGGGGCCGGTCCTGCACGGCGAATGGCTCAGGCCGGGGACCCACGTAAACGCCGCCGGGTCCAACTTCCTGTTCAAGACCGAGATAGACCGCGAGGTCGTCAAGCGCGCAGCCTTCGTCTGCGCCGACGCCCGCGAGGAGCTCGGCCTCGAGGCCGGCGACCTGATGCCCTCCCTCGAGACGGGCGCCATCCTCCCCGAGGCCGTCTACGAGCTAGGCCAGGTCATCGCAGGCCACGTCCCCGGCCGCAAGAGCCCCGAAGACATAACCCTCTTCGCCAGCCAGGGCCTCGCGCTGGAGGACCTCGCCGCCGCCCGCGTCGTCTACGACCGCGCCGTCGAGCGGGGCGT carries:
- the trpD gene encoding anthranilate phosphoribosyltransferase; its protein translation is MLRETLRKAAGGESLTEGEAERALEAIMEGTVPPAATAALLTALRVKGETVPEIVGFARAMRRFAASVEAPPDVVDTCGTGGDAKGTINVSTAAAFVARGAGVVIAKHGNRAATSRAGSADVLEALGAEIELAPEQVSRCIEEAGIGFMFARTHHPAMRFVAPVRAELPFRTIFNLLGPLTNPAGAKRQLVGVFGGAYVRPVAEALRDLGAERALVVHGTDGMDEITTSAETIVAEVSNGGLKEYEISPEDFGLRRHAPDGLLGGDAHLNARILRDVLSGKETGAARDVVLLNAGAAVFVSGKTDTIEEGVRRAEESIETGSAERALEDFVKATRRKVGTP
- a CDS encoding anthranilate synthase component II, with the translated sequence MRVLVIDNYDSFTYNLVQYLGELGAEVLVRRNDEVTPEEVAALRPDRIVVSPGPCTPNEAGISVELIEKVGKDVPLLGVCLGHQSIGQAYGARIVRGEPVHGKTAKIAHDGEGVYAGIDQNFEATRYHSLVIEPDSLPDCLVVTSRSEDGTIMGVRHREYAVEGVQFHPESVLTRHGRDLLKNFLGS
- a CDS encoding ornithine cyclodeaminase family protein, yielding MTLLLTEGQVEELIDMPATLDAVEAVLRQQAEGRATNRARRRVALPKSGLNVMFAGAPEIDALGLKAYTVARGGARFYTMLFDPETGGLLSILQSDKMGQMRTGAASGVATRHLAREDARTLGIYGAGWQAESQLEAIAAVRDLERVIVYSRNEQSRKRFAAKMGERLGMDIETTHAAEEPAAQDIVVTVTSSGGPVLHGEWLRPGTHVNAAGSNFLFKTEIDREVVKRAAFVCADAREELGLEAGDLMPSLETGAILPEAVYELGQVIAGHVPGRKSPEDITLFASQGLALEDLAAARVVYDRAVERGVGQKIEF